A segment of the Geitlerinema sp. PCC 9228 genome:
TTGTCCTCGATCGACTAGTTCTATGTATCGATCGTCCTGTCGCCGAATTTCGCCTACGGCATTCATGAGTTCATCTAATTTTTCTTGCTGTTCTCCTGTGGCACTCTCGCTGGCTTGATTATATATATCATTAATTCTTTGGGAAGCTTCTTGGTAAGAATTGAGAGAAACCATGCTTTTGTCTAACAAATAACCCCGTGCCGTGCGGGACAAAACTTGAATGTTGAGAGATAAATCGTCTACAGCTTGGGATAATTCGCGGTTGGTAGCAAATTCTTCGTAATTTTTTCTGAGGTTTTGGGCTTTGTTGACTACAAAAAGCGAAGATATTAAAGAAAGTGCAGCGATGCTAAGGTAGCCAGCTAAAATCCAATAGCGCACTTTCCAATTGGTTATATTGAACATATATCCCCATTCTCCCATAAGAGTTTATTTGATTTTACCATTATTTCCATTTATTTATACCCATACTTTCTGTGGGGGGGCAGGCAAACCTTTCCCCTTTCTTTTTTAAGGTAGAATTTGGGGAGATTCATTTGGATAGAAAGTTAATAATTGGCTGGAATAGGTGCTTTTCCCGCTAGTTCCGACGGGCAAATCCCTTGTTGGTTGTTGGACGTTTTTATGGTTCCCCTATAGAGGGTTCAAATACCATTTTGATGGGGTCTTCTCTGGTTTGGCAGCGTGGGGTTGGCAGGTGTGGGGAAACTGCCTATCATTCTATCGGCGATCGCTTTTGGCAGGTACGCCAACAGCCAAGTTTTAAAAACTTTTAATATCTGGGGTTATGCTAGGATACCCACATGAAAAAATCAATCGAATTGCCGGCTCGATCGATTTTTTTGAGCAATCTTTGGTGGTAGAGTATCTGGGGTTGCCCTTCCATTGGTTTTCTCGTATTTTTCTCCCCAGACGATTGTCATGCCGGCTCTCAAAAAAACCACAGCTTGGTATGGGGTGTCAGAAAAATTTATGTTGGTTTTTGAACCCAACCAACTCGATCGAAAATCTCAACTTTGGGGCCGCGATCGCTCGGGCCAAGTGCTTGCCATCGAAAGGACATAAAGGACATTCTAGAGAAAATGCTGGCTTCCCCCTAGCCCATCCGAAAAGGCGAACCTTAAAATTGGGTTTAAGGTAGTTCCCACAGCTGTTAGCGAGGTAAACCATGAAATCCTGGGAGTTTTTCATTCAACAAGAGGGCGATCGCACGTGGCTCCCATTAGAGTCTCCCGAAGTAGAAATCCTCGAAGGACGCTACCGTCTAGTGGCTAGGTGCGATCGCGCCAACACGCCGGTGGAAGTGCGGGTCAGCTACCAACCAGAAATTCCCGAGGAAGGGGAACCCAGAGTATGGAAGCGGGAAAAAACCACCAACCAAGAAGGGTTAATGGTGGTGTTGCCCTTTACCTACTTTCAGCCAGGCATTTGGGAACTGAGCTGTTTGGGGGATCTGATGGAATCAGAAAGCAACCCGAGTTGGCAACACGCCATCAAACTGCAATCGCTGCCCAAAGATCGCTGCGATACGCCCACATCTCCTGCCGCTTGGGAAACCGCCACCCAAGAAGAATCCCCACCGTCAGAAGAACCAGAACCCCCAGAAGCGATCGCCTCGCCAACCTCGCCGGCAGCATCGCCACCGGAGGATACCGCCGCCACCCAGCCAGAACCGGCAAGCCAACCCCAAAACGAAAATACCTCCCCACTCACCGCCACAGTCACCGATCGCCGTTTCGTCCAATCGTGGCATCTTCTGCTAGACCGAGAAACCTATATCTTAGAACAAGAAAACACCCTCACCCTATCCGGACGCATTGAAGCCACCGGTGTTTCTGCCGTGGAACTTCCCGATGGGATTCTGCAAGTGCGCTTGTACGACCCGCAAACCTCCCAGGTTCTTTTTGACCGGCAATACCCCACCCCAGAAACCATTCCCTCCTCCTTCGGCTATGCCCTAGAAATTTCCGGGGAAAACAAAAGACGCCTCATGCTGGGGGAAGCCAGACTGTACGATGCCTATGGCAAGCAGCTGGCCATGGGAACCTTCAGCATCATGGCCCAATTACAAGCGTGGTTGGATAGCTTGCACCAAGAAACCCCCCCAGCAGAATCCCCTTCCCAAAACCCGCCAGCAGAACCCTCCTATACAGCGACAGCGGACATCAACCTATCATTTTTAGATCTGGTCGGCAAAAAAGAAGACAGCCAAAACCAAAGCGAAACCAGCGATCGCAGCCAGACACAACCCTCAAAAACCACCTCCATTTTGCCGCCCCAATTGCAGCCGGATCGCTGTGCCAGCCCAGAAAATCCTGCTTCCCCGTCGCCGCGCCCAGGCAAATCGCCGGAACTGCCCACCTTTGGCAACTCCCTCCATCAACCATCGCCCCCATCTTCTCCCGCCAGCGAATCCCCCCAACCGCAACCAGAAGTAACCCAAGACAGCAGCGAGACACCGCCAGAGACTTCTGCTACGCCAGCGCCATTGCCAGTGGAAGCCGAAAACAGTGTCTCCGAACCCGAAGTAACCCTCTCCTCAGACGCAGCCGCATTTCCCGACTTACAAAATCGCTTTTGGTCGCGGTTGAATGCCATAGCGCGGGATGGAGACTTGGCGGAATGGTTGAAATGGCATCTGCCGCCTTTGGCAGAGTCGTCTTCCTCCCAGGCAGAAAGCAATCAAACCAGCGAAGTTACAAGGACAGACAGTACCAACAGCGACGCAACTTCCAACCGACTCACCGACAGCCACAGAAGCGATCGCGATAGCAACGAAATTGTGGTCATGGACGACGAAGACAACGTCGAAGGGAACGTTGTTTACAGCTACGCTGGTAGTAGCCATTTCCTTTCCATCCCAAAAACGCCCTCCCATCCCCAGCAAGCTCAAACATCAGCTCCTTCCCCAGAGGCAGACACGCCAGAAGCTTTCTTAGCCCAACGGAACTTTGCCCCGCAGTTTTCCCTCCCCGAGGAAGATTTTGTCGCCGGGCGTCAAACTTGGGTTACTGTCAAGATTCCCATTTTGGATGCGAAAGTTTATGTCAAGTTATGGCTGCAAGACTGCGAAAGCCGTACGCTTTTGGATGGTCCTTACTGGCTGACGGAGTTTACCCCGGATGGGTGGGGATACGAACTGGCTTCGACGGAAATTACCATTCCCTACGGCAGCTTGCAAATCCAGTTGGAAGCGATCGCAGTTGATATATACACCCACCAAGAAAGTTACAAAGCCAGCGTCCGCCGCCTGGTGGTTCCGCCAGGACCGCCCACCCTACCACAAACCTAACTCTAAAATATAGTATCGTAGCCCCTGGAAATGTCTGTTGTTCCAGAGGCCGGTTCCACCTGCTCACGGCCAAAATATGTTTTTTCTTCTCGCCAGAATCCTGCTATGGCTCTTTCTTGTCCTGCTGGTTTGGTATCTTTTAATGCAACTGGTGCCTCGCAAGTGGTTGCAAGTACTCGGGGCGATTGTATTGTTGTTTTTTGTGGTATTGGCGTTCCTTCAACCTACCAATGAAACGGCCCTTTCGATTTGGGATTTGCTTGCCATTCCCCTGAAACCCCTGGGATTGGTGGTGGTGTTGTTAGGACTAGCCCTCAAAGATGGCATAGAAGATGTCAACGGCAGGTTGGTGGCGGTGAGTTTGTCGGTTTTGCTGCTGTTTAGCATTCCTTTGGTGGGGGAATTGCTGACCCAACGCTTGGAACAGGATGCCTATACCATTTCGGTGGAAAATCCTCTGGATGCGAGAGCCGATGCCATTGTGCTGTTGGGATGGAATACCACCCGCAATCCCGTTTTGGGCAGCGGTCGCGATCGCATTGAAGCTACTGAAGCCAGCGATCGCATTGTCTACGCCGCCGAACTATTCCGCGAAGAACCGGTCAACCAGATAATTGTCAGTGCCGGACCGCGGCGGGATTTACAAAATACTGAAGCAAATCCGCGCGTTGAAGCCAACGATGTACAGGCGTTGTTGGTGCGTTTGGGGATTCCCACAGCACAAATTACCCTGGAAACGGAAGGGGTGGATATTCACAGCAGTGCCGTTAACGTACGCGAAATTTTATCCGGTCCCCAACCGCGGATTTTGTTGGTGGCATCGGCGTGCCACCTGCGGCGGGCTGCCCAAACGTTTTTACAGGAAGGATTTGATGTCTATCCCCGAGCTACAGACTTTTCTGTGGTTATTCCAGTGCCTGAGGAGGTGGTAGAAGAACAAAATTTGCCCGAACGCCGGCTGCGTACGCGCGATTTCGTGCCCAGCTTGCAGGGGTTGGACCTGACCACGCGGGCGATTACGGAGTTTTTGGCGCGGATCTACTACTTTTTACGGGGTTGGTGGTCGATGGAATCCGTTTGATAGATGGCGTTGGTGGCTAGCGGGTTAGACTGACAAAGGAATCCATGAGATTGCGATATTCTTGTTGGTCGATTTGTTGGGAATGGCACAGTTCGCCCAGACATTCGCCGAGGGCGTTAAAGGCGGCTTCGCAGGCTACCCAATTTCTGCCGGCGGTGATGGCTTGTTCGGCGGTTTTGTAGCGATCGCTCGATGTTAGGTAGCTGCCGTAGGGGAGGACAATTTGCCACTTCCAGTTTTTTTCGTGGGAGATGGCGTACACGGTAAAGCCTTTGCCGTTGAAATACATGGGGAATCTCTATATGAACGTTCTTGGATACTTAGCTTTTCAGTATACTTCATAAAAGTTTATATTGAAAGCTCCGGCAAGATTTTGCTCCCCAAAAACTGCCTCTGCAACCCTCTTGGCAATAGAGAACCACCAGCGGAGGCGCTGGTGGTGGGGAATACAACCAAAAGATGACTGGTAAAAACATGCAACGAAACTGGGCGTTCGGACAAAATGGACCTCCCTGTCGTTTACGCGGT
Coding sequences within it:
- a CDS encoding YdcF family protein, translated to MQLVPRKWLQVLGAIVLLFFVVLAFLQPTNETALSIWDLLAIPLKPLGLVVVLLGLALKDGIEDVNGRLVAVSLSVLLLFSIPLVGELLTQRLEQDAYTISVENPLDARADAIVLLGWNTTRNPVLGSGRDRIEATEASDRIVYAAELFREEPVNQIIVSAGPRRDLQNTEANPRVEANDVQALLVRLGIPTAQITLETEGVDIHSSAVNVREILSGPQPRILLVASACHLRRAAQTFLQEGFDVYPRATDFSVVIPVPEEVVEEQNLPERRLRTRDFVPSLQGLDLTTRAITEFLARIYYFLRGWWSMESV